One Gloeothece verrucosa PCC 7822 DNA window includes the following coding sequences:
- a CDS encoding DUF6930 domain-containing protein: MNILPQTTRRRLQKIQQIPSVWEGDRRSLSGLKSTLDPNSEGNGECIIWVDGSEGFVRAMDVVSPEMGPEAIVRTLLRAIETPHSPAKPARPQKIVVRSRETQFFLRGALQNLDITIDYVPELPLIDELFRGFEEMNNARPPAIPAAYEPLLRQSAYEIWQAQPWNVLADHDILAIELNSCGIETLYACIMGMLGREYGIILYRSLESLKQFRIAAIEEKSANRLEKAFLSQDCWFLNFESIFDLDDDEDEDEDEDDDFDLADLPTSEIRPLFGSVHPYEGIRPFLDEEESIAIYLGLQAILQFFECHESDLDEETISEIKNTFEVPLPAEDKTEQLISITVSTLPQLSSELIEMIEDSEDDEDNDKLQVPLQDDLVPENSFLSLGMVPWDLIEDIQDRSKIYYQSKEISPKGDGLPVIMIQTSRPKAKELINKILDCGGLESVCFNPGEDPFSGNHYDLGILQMVDGSLYLFGEFLADDPEHIQARRKWENRCQKTQGYCGLIVAMGVTGSSRGNPQLNDMMALFETKAVDSKELAMGVLQLMPQFDF, encoded by the coding sequence ATGAACATTCTCCCTCAGACGACTCGACGTCGCCTTCAAAAAATACAACAAATTCCCAGCGTCTGGGAAGGAGATCGTCGTTCCTTATCGGGTTTGAAATCGACATTAGACCCGAACTCAGAAGGTAATGGAGAGTGCATCATATGGGTAGATGGCTCAGAAGGCTTTGTGAGAGCAATGGATGTCGTTTCTCCTGAGATGGGACCAGAAGCAATTGTTCGTACTCTTTTACGAGCCATTGAAACTCCTCACAGTCCTGCTAAACCGGCTCGACCTCAAAAAATTGTGGTGCGTTCTCGAGAAACTCAGTTTTTTTTACGAGGCGCTCTGCAAAATCTTGATATTACCATTGATTATGTGCCAGAATTACCCCTGATTGATGAGCTTTTCCGGGGTTTTGAGGAAATGAATAATGCTAGACCGCCAGCTATTCCTGCGGCTTATGAACCTCTGCTCAGACAAAGCGCTTATGAGATTTGGCAAGCTCAACCCTGGAATGTATTAGCTGACCACGATATTTTAGCCATAGAATTAAATAGTTGCGGCATTGAAACCCTCTACGCCTGTATCATGGGAATGCTCGGGCGAGAATATGGCATCATTCTTTATCGCTCCCTTGAGTCCCTCAAACAATTTCGTATAGCGGCTATAGAAGAAAAATCCGCTAATCGTTTAGAAAAAGCTTTTTTATCTCAAGATTGTTGGTTCTTAAATTTTGAATCAATTTTTGATTTGGATGACGATGAAGATGAAGATGAAGATGAGGATGACGATTTTGATCTAGCCGATTTACCCACCTCAGAAATTCGACCTCTGTTTGGCAGTGTCCATCCTTATGAAGGCATTAGACCCTTTTTAGATGAAGAAGAATCCATCGCGATTTATCTGGGTTTACAGGCAATCTTACAGTTTTTTGAGTGTCATGAATCGGATTTAGATGAAGAGACAATTAGTGAAATTAAAAACACTTTTGAAGTGCCCCTGCCGGCTGAAGATAAAACAGAACAATTAATTTCTATTACAGTCTCGACTCTACCTCAGCTATCGAGTGAGTTAATCGAGATGATAGAAGACTCAGAAGATGATGAAGATAACGACAAGCTTCAGGTTCCTCTTCAAGATGATTTAGTACCGGAAAATTCTTTCCTCAGTCTGGGGATGGTTCCCTGGGATTTGATAGAGGATATTCAAGACCGCAGTAAAATCTATTACCAATCTAAAGAAATTTCTCCTAAAGGTGATGGATTACCGGTAATTATGATTCAAACTTCTCGCCCAAAAGCGAAAGAGTTAATTAATAAAATTCTTGACTGTGGCGGACTAGAATCAGTGTGCTTTAATCCGGGAGAAGATCCTTTTAGCGGCAATCATTATGATTTAGGAATTCTTCAGATGGTGGATGGAAGCTTGTATCTTTTTGGCGAATTTTTAGCGGATGATCCTGAACATATTCAAGCCCGCCGGAAATGGGAAAATCGCTGTCAAAAAACGCAAGGTTATTGTGGCTTAATTGTGGCTATGGGAGTCACGGGTTCTTCTCGGGGAAATCCTCAACTGAATGATATGATGGCTCTGTTTGAAACCAAAGCGGTTGATAGTAAAGAGTTAGCAATGGGAGTCTTACAGTTGATGCCACAGTTTGATTTTTAA
- a CDS encoding SRPBCC family protein: MSSPQVFEQSIQINASATVVEKCITDLELMHRWLNPALRCEALGKWNTELGGRSRFIIQIPLVNPTLKSVVVQREPGLIVWAFEGFFKGRDRWECQPNAKGTLLINRFEFTIPNPLVGWGFNLLAANWTKQDMKAQLRRLKRVAEEVYLLEA; encoded by the coding sequence ATGTCATCACCTCAAGTGTTTGAGCAATCTATCCAAATTAATGCTAGTGCTACAGTGGTAGAAAAATGTATCACGGATTTGGAATTGATGCACCGTTGGTTGAATCCGGCTTTGCGTTGTGAAGCCCTAGGGAAATGGAATACAGAATTAGGCGGGCGCAGTCGTTTTATTATTCAAATTCCTCTAGTAAACCCAACTTTAAAAAGTGTGGTGGTTCAACGAGAACCGGGTTTAATTGTTTGGGCTTTTGAAGGGTTTTTTAAAGGGCGTGATCGTTGGGAATGTCAACCGAATGCTAAGGGAACTCTTTTAATTAATCGCTTTGAGTTTACTATTCCTAATCCTCTGGTGGGTTGGGGGTTTAATCTATTGGCGGCTAATTGGACTAAACAAGATATGAAGGCACAGTTAAGGCGGCTTAAACGAGTGGCAGAAGAGGTTTATTTATTGGAAGCTTAA
- a CDS encoding chromophore lyase CpcT/CpeT, which produces MNNKLAPELITLGRYLAGEFENRPQAMESAAWFVHLRLWLRPVPLFTEDSITLFAEQASIVNLDQPYRPRLWRLRQVSTSPVCLQVEHYMFKDISPVQGLGRKPELLQQLTLEQVECLTAPGCTLKVESNQLAGNHYHFKALAVSESPCAFSYQGQSFQVSLGFEVNSQELKTYDKGIDINTGRAIWGALMGPYCYQKQVDFSEELN; this is translated from the coding sequence ATGAATAATAAACTAGCACCAGAACTGATTACTTTAGGACGCTATCTAGCAGGCGAATTTGAAAATAGACCACAGGCGATGGAGTCTGCTGCTTGGTTTGTTCATCTGCGTTTGTGGTTACGTCCTGTGCCGCTTTTTACTGAAGATAGTATTACTCTGTTTGCTGAACAGGCGAGTATCGTGAATTTAGATCAGCCCTATCGGCCTCGCTTGTGGCGCTTACGTCAGGTTTCTACCTCTCCGGTATGTTTACAAGTTGAACATTATATGTTTAAAGACATCTCACCTGTGCAGGGTTTAGGACGTAAACCGGAGTTATTACAACAGTTAACGCTAGAACAAGTAGAATGTTTAACGGCTCCGGGATGTACATTAAAGGTTGAGAGTAATCAATTAGCGGGGAATCATTATCATTTTAAGGCGCTTGCTGTGTCTGAGTCTCCTTGTGCTTTTAGTTATCAAGGTCAAAGTTTTCAGGTTTCTTTGGGGTTTGAGGTGAATTCTCAAGAGTTGAAAACTTATGATAAGGGCATTGATATTAATACAGGTCGAGCAATTTGGGGGGCTTTAATGGGGCCTTATTGTTATCAGAAACAGGTAGATTTTTCAGAAGAGTTAAATTGA
- the psb29 gene encoding photosystem II biogenesis protein Psp29, whose amino-acid sequence MDKVRTVSDSKRDFYSKHTRPINSVYRRVVEELLVETHLLSVNSDFHYDPIYALGVVTSFEQFMQGYRPETDKESIFNALCQSVGGDPQQYRGDAQSILSTAKQLSAQDLLSKLQSSSIAYPQGDNKIIETLVAIANAPKFKYTRLFAIGIYTILAETDPELLKDQQKRHEVIKQIAEILHLPEEKMQKDLDLYRSNLEKMEQLLTVIEEALQADRKKREQRDQAKTQAETSS is encoded by the coding sequence GTGGATAAGGTTAGAACAGTCTCAGATAGTAAAAGAGATTTTTATTCAAAGCACACCCGTCCGATTAATTCAGTTTACCGCCGGGTGGTGGAAGAATTGTTAGTCGAGACGCACCTCCTCTCAGTCAATTCAGATTTTCATTACGATCCCATTTATGCTTTAGGGGTGGTTACTTCTTTTGAACAGTTTATGCAGGGATATCGCCCAGAAACCGATAAAGAATCTATTTTTAACGCTTTATGTCAGTCTGTCGGCGGTGATCCTCAACAGTATCGCGGAGATGCCCAAAGTATACTGTCAACGGCTAAACAGTTATCAGCACAAGACTTACTCTCTAAACTTCAGTCTTCATCCATAGCTTACCCTCAAGGAGACAATAAAATTATAGAGACGCTTGTGGCAATCGCCAATGCTCCTAAATTTAAATACACTCGTCTGTTTGCTATTGGGATTTACACGATTTTAGCTGAAACTGACCCAGAACTGCTCAAAGATCAACAAAAGCGGCATGAGGTTATCAAACAAATTGCTGAAATCTTGCATTTACCCGAAGAAAAAATGCAAAAAGACCTCGATCTTTATCGTTCTAATTTAGAGAAAATGGAACAGCTATTGACAGTGATTGAGGAAGCTTTGCAAGCTGATCGCAAAAAACGAGAACAACGCGATCAAGCCAAAACCCAAGCAGAAACTTCTTCATAG
- a CDS encoding DUF3124 domain-containing protein: MKVIHLIGIVIAAVSVGFLLSQELKQQPENTPSQLPNNQPSPEVVKKVTLDNNIKIITGQTIYVPVYSSIYFETEKRLLDLTNTLSVRNTDFKKSIIIKSVNYYSSTGQLVASYLKQPIEISPLAAKDFVVPRTNTKGGTSASFIVEWVAQEKVSEPVVEGVMISTSASQGLSWISHGRVIKTYPGP, translated from the coding sequence ATGAAAGTTATTCATTTAATTGGGATAGTTATTGCTGCTGTAAGCGTCGGTTTTCTTCTATCACAAGAACTTAAACAACAGCCTGAAAATACTCCCAGTCAGTTACCTAATAATCAACCTTCTCCCGAAGTTGTCAAAAAAGTCACCCTAGATAATAATATTAAAATTATTACCGGTCAAACCATTTATGTACCCGTTTATTCTTCCATTTATTTTGAAACGGAAAAAAGATTACTTGATTTAACGAATACTTTGAGTGTTCGCAACACAGATTTTAAAAAATCTATTATTATTAAATCTGTTAATTACTATAGTTCAACAGGGCAATTAGTGGCATCCTATTTAAAGCAACCCATTGAAATTTCTCCTCTAGCGGCTAAAGATTTTGTGGTTCCTAGAACTAATACAAAAGGAGGAACAAGTGCGAGTTTTATTGTGGAATGGGTAGCTCAAGAAAAAGTTTCAGAGCCAGTAGTAGAAGGAGTGATGATTAGTACATCAGCTAGTCAAGGTCTTTCTTGGATCAGTCATGGTCGAGTGATTAAAACTTATCCAGGTCCATAA
- the murG gene encoding undecaprenyldiphospho-muramoylpentapeptide beta-N-acetylglucosaminyltransferase, translating into MTQSQIRLLIAASGTGGHLFPALAVAQQLPDLKIEWLGVPNRLEQTLVPSDYPLHTIAVEGFQTRSVVGNLRILLRLIASVFQVKNLLKQRNIDLVFTTGGYIAGPAILAAHLQGVPVILHESNYLPGKVTRFFSRWCQTVALGFAGSSQYFPKAKTLWVSTPVRSQFLTPQALDLPIPDEAPLIVVVGGSQGAVAVNELVRQCALKWFEVGAYMVHLTGDRDQAADSLKHPQYFPLPFYENMAGLLQRANLAISRAGAGTLTELAVTHTPAILIPYPYAAEDHQTYNARVFADAGAAYLYRQEELTPQLLEKVVLDLLNSPEILPQMTEKTANLAVIDSAQRLAALVRQVAHKER; encoded by the coding sequence ATGACTCAGAGCCAAATTCGATTACTCATTGCCGCCAGTGGAACCGGAGGACATTTATTTCCCGCCCTTGCTGTAGCCCAACAATTACCCGACTTAAAAATTGAGTGGTTGGGGGTGCCTAACCGTCTAGAACAAACCCTCGTTCCTTCTGACTATCCTTTGCACACCATTGCGGTTGAAGGGTTTCAAACTCGCTCTGTAGTGGGTAACTTGCGAATTTTGCTGCGCTTGATTGCATCAGTATTTCAGGTGAAAAACTTACTCAAACAAAGAAATATTGATTTAGTTTTTACCACTGGGGGTTATATTGCCGGCCCGGCTATTTTAGCCGCCCATTTGCAAGGAGTTCCCGTGATCCTCCACGAATCTAATTATCTGCCCGGAAAAGTCACTCGTTTTTTTAGCCGTTGGTGTCAGACGGTGGCTTTAGGGTTTGCAGGAAGTTCTCAATATTTTCCCAAAGCTAAGACCCTTTGGGTCAGTACGCCTGTACGCAGTCAATTTTTAACGCCTCAAGCTTTAGATTTACCGATTCCTGATGAGGCACCTTTAATTGTCGTGGTGGGGGGTTCTCAGGGCGCAGTAGCGGTTAATGAATTGGTGCGGCAATGTGCCCTAAAATGGTTTGAGGTGGGTGCTTATATGGTTCATTTAACTGGAGATAGAGACCAAGCGGCTGATAGTTTAAAACATCCTCAATATTTTCCTTTGCCCTTTTATGAGAATATGGCAGGATTATTACAAAGGGCTAATTTAGCCATTAGTCGGGCAGGGGCAGGGACTTTAACTGAATTAGCGGTTACTCATACGCCAGCTATTTTGATTCCTTATCCCTATGCGGCAGAAGATCATCAGACTTATAATGCTCGAGTTTTTGCTGATGCCGGGGCGGCTTATCTGTATCGTCAAGAAGAATTAACCCCTCAGTTATTAGAAAAAGTTGTGTTAGATTTATTAAATTCTCCAGAAATCTTGCCACAAATGACTGAGAAAACGGCTAATTTAGCAGTTATTGATAGTGCCCAACGATTAGCGGCTTTAGTCCGTCAAGTTGCCCACAAGGAACGGTAA
- a CDS encoding PEP-CTERM sorting domain-containing protein: MYNSVKSLALATGTMAMVFGSIASAHAYTIYTNRAAWQSAVDALGGVTTTDTFSTDISSAQSITLDSGIVSTNAANITLPNAFNNNSVSGGTYKNATGGATASTTITWNLPTSVFAFGADFISTNAGRLTLSGDFDGTGAQTLLVNDTIGAADGFLGVIGTSSFNSVVFGNNSTLVDAFEIDNASFAVPEPLTMLGVGAAIGFGGLFRKTKNKQ; this comes from the coding sequence ATGTATAATTCTGTTAAATCCTTGGCTTTAGCCACAGGAACAATGGCTATGGTCTTTGGTTCTATTGCTTCCGCCCATGCATATACAATTTATACCAATCGCGCCGCTTGGCAATCAGCAGTAGATGCCCTTGGCGGTGTCACCACCACTGATACATTTAGCACCGATATCTCTTCGGCACAGTCGATTACCCTAGATTCAGGGATTGTTTCCACTAATGCTGCTAATATTACACTGCCTAATGCGTTTAATAATAACTCTGTTTCAGGGGGCACATACAAGAACGCCACCGGTGGCGCTACGGCTTCTACCACTATAACCTGGAATTTGCCCACATCAGTGTTCGCTTTCGGAGCCGATTTTATCAGCACTAATGCGGGTCGTTTAACACTGAGTGGTGATTTCGATGGCACGGGAGCGCAAACCCTCCTAGTTAATGACACCATTGGCGCAGCAGATGGCTTCCTGGGTGTGATCGGCACAAGCTCTTTTAATTCTGTTGTTTTTGGTAATAATTCGACATTGGTCGATGCCTTTGAAATTGATAATGCTTCCTTCGCTGTACCTGAACCCCTCACCATGCTAGGTGTCGGCGCGGCTATCGGTTTCGGCGGTTTATTTCGCAAAACAAAAAACAAGCAATAA
- a CDS encoding PEP-CTERM sorting domain-containing protein codes for MFNTIKSLALATGTTAMVFGAVASAQAFTVYTDRAAWQAAVDAFAGSVTTTDTFSNNIPKAQSITLDSGITSTNSLPPDVLEIIFNNNAVEDGVYLNATAIASNTASESITWTFPTSVFAFGADFFDTNAGRLTLSGDFDGTGVQTLLVNNTIGARDGFLGVIGTSSFNSVVFSSNSTFVDGFEIDNASFASVPEPTTLLGVGAAIGLGGLFRKIKNKQ; via the coding sequence ATGTTTAATACTATTAAATCCTTGGCTTTAGCCACAGGAACAACGGCTATGGTCTTCGGTGCTGTTGCTTCCGCTCAGGCATTCACGGTTTATACAGATCGCGCCGCTTGGCAAGCAGCAGTAGATGCCTTTGCCGGCAGTGTGACTACGACTGATACGTTTAGCAATAATATCCCCAAAGCTCAAAGCATAACCCTAGATTCAGGAATTACCTCTACCAATTCTCTTCCCCCTGATGTTTTAGAAATAATCTTTAATAATAATGCTGTTGAGGATGGTGTGTACCTAAATGCCACCGCTATCGCTAGTAATACGGCTTCTGAGAGTATTACTTGGACTTTCCCCACATCGGTGTTCGCCTTCGGAGCCGATTTTTTCGACACTAATGCGGGTCGTTTAACACTGAGTGGTGATTTCGATGGCACTGGAGTGCAGACCCTCCTAGTTAATAACACCATTGGCGCAAGAGATGGCTTCCTGGGTGTGATCGGCACAAGCTCTTTTAATTCTGTTGTTTTTAGTAGTAATTCGACATTCGTCGATGGCTTTGAAATTGATAATGCTTCCTTCGCCTCGGTTCCTGAACCTACCACCCTATTAGGTGTCGGTGCGGCTATCGGTTTGGGCGGCTTATTTCGCAAAATAAAAAACAAGCAATAA
- a CDS encoding acetate kinase, producing MKILVLNAGSSTQKSCLYDLNGETFPQDPAKPIWKADIDWTIARDYGLLKVKANGINQEIKLGGEDRRQGIAQMLDTLIQGETKVLKNLSEIDIVGHRVVHGGTDFSQATLITPEVKETIARLIPLAPAHNPAHLEGIETIEKVLGNTPQVAVFDTAFHSTIPLEAAVYPIPYEWYLKGIRRYGFHGISHQYCATRAAQILGKPLNTLKLISCHLGNGCSLAAIKEGISINTTMGFTPLEGLMMGSRSGSIDPEIPLFLLRESGLTPEQVRTMLNAQSGLKGVSGVSSDLRAVIQAISEGNEQAKLAFNIYIHRLQFYIGAMLASLGGLDALIFTAGVGENAALVREKTCEVFQFLGLKLDQTLNQAHPVDADIAASDSTVRVLVIHTEEDWAIASKCWMISKKSARS from the coding sequence ATGAAAATTTTGGTACTGAACGCCGGCTCTAGCACGCAAAAAAGCTGTTTGTATGATTTAAATGGGGAGACATTTCCTCAAGACCCTGCAAAACCGATATGGAAAGCTGATATTGATTGGACTATAGCTAGAGACTACGGACTTTTAAAAGTAAAAGCTAATGGCATTAATCAAGAAATTAAACTGGGCGGAGAGGATCGTCGCCAAGGAATTGCCCAAATGTTAGATACTTTAATACAAGGAGAGACTAAAGTCCTTAAGAATTTATCTGAAATTGATATTGTCGGTCATCGAGTGGTGCATGGAGGAACAGACTTTTCTCAAGCAACGTTGATCACCCCAGAAGTCAAAGAAACCATTGCTCGCTTAATTCCCCTCGCCCCTGCCCATAACCCGGCTCATCTAGAAGGAATAGAAACCATTGAGAAAGTTTTAGGAAATACCCCACAAGTAGCAGTTTTTGATACCGCTTTTCATAGCACTATTCCTCTTGAAGCGGCTGTCTATCCCATTCCTTATGAGTGGTATCTAAAGGGAATTCGACGCTATGGATTTCATGGAATCAGTCATCAATACTGCGCCACTAGGGCGGCTCAAATTTTAGGAAAACCCTTAAACACTTTAAAACTGATTAGTTGTCATTTAGGGAATGGCTGTTCTTTAGCCGCCATTAAAGAGGGCATAAGTATTAATACGACGATGGGTTTTACACCGCTAGAGGGGTTAATGATGGGGAGTCGAAGTGGTTCCATTGATCCAGAAATTCCGCTTTTTTTGCTGCGAGAATCAGGTTTAACACCCGAACAAGTTAGGACTATGCTCAATGCCCAGTCAGGATTAAAAGGCGTTTCTGGGGTATCTTCAGATTTAAGAGCCGTCATTCAAGCCATATCCGAAGGAAATGAACAAGCGAAACTGGCCTTTAATATCTATATTCATCGGTTACAGTTTTATATAGGAGCGATGTTAGCTTCTTTAGGGGGTTTAGATGCTCTCATTTTTACCGCCGGCGTAGGGGAAAATGCCGCTCTCGTTCGAGAAAAAACCTGTGAGGTTTTCCAATTTTTGGGCTTAAAATTGGATCAGACTCTCAATCAAGCTCATCCTGTGGATGCAGATATTGCGGCTTCTGATTCTACCGTGCGAGTATTAGTGATTCATACTGAAGAAGACTGGGCAATTGCCAGCAAATGTTGGATGATCTCCAAAAAATCGGCCCGTAGTTGA